From a region of the Haematobia irritans isolate KBUSLIRL chromosome 4, ASM5000362v1, whole genome shotgun sequence genome:
- the LOC142235992 gene encoding uncharacterized protein LOC142235992, producing the protein MPGEDQITNTIDGEVRENIMPFRTKILAMEKQLESLMRSLTNEQLAEYDSADLSVRLEYVEQINAAFEEAQSVLEELLSVEQEYDVRMRFTSLYLDVKAKLTRRQNSIQRTQPNHRCSTMRQFSVDGVPFAENSSSMRKTRLPEIQLPKFNGAYANWPNFFSLFSTVVDSNMDLSDLEKFHHLRSSLTGVALDTIASLELNERNYSEAVKLLKNRFDNKLLHFQSHINAIFSLKAVEDSSAGGLRHLSDKLNSHLRAMMTITSKEQIADGLLIYLATIKMDRSTQIKWEEGLPVNELPSWDSMSSFLEQRCRMLENLENSCVNLDSIRQHTKKQTSKNRHVHVAAGSPSPLCAFCDSMEHFIVNCSLFGNLSPPLRFKEAKRLKLCLNCLRKGHLLRKCTAQCCRICSVKHNTLLHIDPPCSASSSAQSVEPSATSPEQPDRTQAVLASSSDAMSSSSGSVLLATAIILVKNKNGNFVPCRAILDSASQINLVANRLVKRLGMNCKRIAATISGIGDGSLEVDKSVDMRIKSRIGDFTTILSAMVVPTITDYQPSINLNALDWNMPKNINLADPAFDKAGAIDMLIGAELFFDLMSVGQIKLAANLPILQKTLFGWVVAGGSFRPRQTCTLALSYNDAEEEEKLSTIVKAFWEVESDFLNNVAISEEGAYCEKHFVNNFMRLTTGEYSVRLPKIEGDNVSSLGGSYQQALQRLNSLEKKFRRYPEIKAKYTAFMREYADLNHMSLISPQDSQVKYFLPHHCVHKLDSTSTKLRVVFDGSAKTTTGKSLNDILYAGPTIQAKLFNTLVRYRFFKVALSGDICKMYRCVRVTHPDDYLQCILWRENEVDDVKIYKLNTVTYGTKPAAFLAIRAMHQLSFDDEKIFPLGSKIVRRDFYVDDMISGGNSVEEVSEIRQQVTSLLKGGGFLIRKWMSNEPAVLEGVPSADCEQFLKFHDGTDVTKTLGLVWDPKGDDFIFVFNPIDDWKVVTKRSILSSIARLYDPLGLIGPVITKAKVFMQTLWKLNLDWDESLPQSLHSSWMEYIKNFTSLQRFTFPRYISMTSASIQIHGFCDASLVAYGACVYVRTELNGIVKSSLLCSKSRVSPLKTLTVPKLELSAACLLADLVDNVVKTVSPQCDVFCWSDSMVVLSWIRELPSNFNVFVSNRVSQIQSQETPMSWRYVPTKLNPADILSRGATPEELLNSPLWSDGPNFLSNEISTWPGNKEFLVDLPERKRNVFLATAHTDLSIQCKYHNSFSKMQRIFAYVSKFIYPKLRGSSLELTPSDLKAGTKILIRNIQMICFPDDIKALKANKVISSSSKLSSLMPIIDDFGLVRVGGRLEHSNLDFDARHPLILPKNHPITTAVVMHFHNKLLHAGAQCLLAAVRQQFWPIGGRKLVSSIISKCVRCFRMKPRLMKHVMGDLPTDRVRPNKAFHTTGVDFCGPFYYKSEVKSRPPVKSYVCIFTCFATKATHLELVQDLSTPSFLCALRRFTSLRGKPATIWSDNATNFVGAKNELNDLKQMFLRQSHLNAVHDQCLNDGIEWKFIPPRSPHFGGLWEAAVKSAKFHFYRAVGLNTLTFDELRTVVCQISAILNSRPLCPISEDPDDLDVLTPGHFLVGGPLISIPEPNMAWIDFGRLNSWQKVSEMQQNFWRKWSTSYLSLLQERSKWQTKGEEISPGCMVLVKDDNLPPLKWQIGRITEIIKGKDDVVRVVNVRTSCGIFKRAVNNLALLPIDSVEANSLQRGEDVNFKSGPVQPDCISKE; encoded by the coding sequence atgcCGGGTGAAGATCAAATCACTAATACCATTGATGGAGAAGTACGAGAAAACATAATGCCATTTCGGACAAAAATACTAGCTATGGAGAAGCAATTGGAATCGTTGATGAGGAGCCTAACGAATGAGCAATTGGCTGAATATGATAGTGCTGATTTATCTGTCCGTCTGGAATATGTGGAACAGATCAACGCCGCATTCGAGGAAGCCCAATCCGTCTTAGAAGAATTGCTCTCTGTAGAGCAGGAATATGATGTACGAATGCGGTTTACTTCTCTATACCTAGATGTCAAAGCAAAATTAACCCGAAGGCAAAATTCGATTCAGCGTACTCAACCAAACCACAGGTGTTCAACAATGCGTCAGTTTTCAGTTGATGGTGTTCCTTTTGCAGAAAATTCATCTTCTATGAGAAAGACAAGACTGCCTGAAATTCAATTGCCCAAATTTAATGGTGCATATGCAAATTGGCCCAATTTTTTCTCGTTATTTTCCACGGTTGTCGACAGCAATATGGATCTGAGTGACCTAGAGAAGTTTCATCATCTCCGTTCGAGCCTAACAGGGGTAGCTCTAGATACCATTGCATCACTGGAACTAAATGAGAGGAATTATTCTGAAGcggtaaaattattgaaaaatagaTTCGATAATAAACTGTTACATTTTCAGAGTCATATAAATGcaatattttcattgaaagcTGTGGAGGACAGCTCTGCTGGAGGATTACGTCACCTTAGCGATAAATTGAATTCACATTTGCGCGCTATGATGACCATTACCTCAAAAGAACAAATAGCTGATGGCCTTTTAATCTATCTAGCAACCATTAAGATGGATAGATCGACGCAGATCAAATGGGAGGAGGGCTTGCCTGTTAATGAGCTGCCGAGTTGGGATTCCATGTCGTCATTTTTGGAGCAGAGATGTCGCATGctggaaaatttggaaaattcctGCGTAAATTTGGATTCTATTCGCCAGCATACCAAAAAACAGACTTCCAAGAATCGCCATGTCCATGTAGCTGCCGGCTCACCATCGCCTTTGTGTGCTTTTTGTGACTCAAtggaacattttattgttaattgCTCACTATTTGGAAATCTTTCGCCCCCTCTTCGTTTTAAAGAAGCAAAGAGGCTCAAATTATGCCTCAACTGTCTTCGTAAGGGACATCTACTGCGGAAGTGTACTGCGCAGTGTTGTCGAATATGCTCAGTTAAGCATAACACTTTGCTACATATTGATCCGCCTTGCTCTGCCTCTTCATCTGCTCAATCGGTGGAGCCGTCAGCCACGTCGCCTGAACAGCCAGACAGAACCCAAGCCGTATTAGCTTCTTCGAGCGATGCCATGTCATCTtcgagtggtagtgtgttgttaGCGACAGCAATAATccttgtcaaaaataaaaatggaaactTCGTCCCATGTCGTGCAATTTTGGATTCTGCAtcccaaataaatttagttGCAAATCGTCTTGTTAAGCGCCTTGGTATGAATTGTAAACGAATTGCAGCTACAATTTCTGGTATAGGTGATGGAAGTTTGGAAGTTGACAAATCGGTTGACATGAGGATAAAATCTCGAATTGGAGATTTTACCACAATATTGTCCGCAATGGTGGTGCCCACAATCACAGATTATCAACCTAGCATAAACTTGAATGCCCTGGACTGGAATATGCCTAAAAACATTAATCTTGCTGATCCCGCGTTTGACAAGGCGGGAGCCATCGATATGCTGATAGGCGCTGAATTGTTTTTCGATTTAATGTCTGTGGGACAAATAAAGTTAGCTGCTAACTTACCAATTTTACAGAAGACTCTATTTGGATGGGTAGTTGCTGGAGGTAGTTTTCGCCCTCGGCAAACTTGTACCCTTGCCCTTTCATATAACGATGCCGAAGAAGAAGAGAAGCTTTCGACAATTGTAAAGGCATTTTGGGAAGTCGAAAGTGATTTCTTAAACAATGTGGCCATCAGTGAGGAAGGCGCATAttgtgaaaaacattttgtcaacaatttcatGCGCCTGACTACAGGGGAGTACTCAGTTCGATTGCCTAAAATTGAAGGCGATAATGTTTCATCATTAGGAGGTTCTTACCAACAAGCCTTACAGCGGTTAAATTCATTGGAAAAGAAATTTAGGCGTTATCCAGAAATAAAGGCAAAATACACTGCTTTTATGCGTGAGTATGCTGATTTAAATCATATGTCGTTAATTTCGCCACAAGATTCCcaggtcaaatattttttaccacATCATTGCGTACATAAGCTGGACAGTACCTCTACAAAATTAAGGGTGGTTTTTGATGGGTCAGCTAAAACAACAACTGGAAAGTCATTAAATGATATTTTATACGCTGGACCCACTATTCAAGCAAAGCTGTTTAATACCCTGGTCAGATACAGATTTTTTAAGGTGGCACTGAGTGGAGATATTTGCAAGATGTATAGGTGCGTGCGTGTGACCCATCCCGACGATTATCTCCAATGCATACTTTGGCGAGAAAACGAGGTTGATGACGTCAAAATTTACAAGTTGAATACCGTCACTTATGGTACGAAACCAGCAGCATTTTTGGCCATCCGTGCAATGCACCAACTATCATTTGATGACGAAAAAATATTTCCCCTTGGCTCCAAAATTGTTCGTCGTGATTTTTATGTAGATGACATGATTTCTGGTGGTAATTCTGTTGAAGAGGTGTCTGAAATACGGCAGCAAGTGACCTCACTTCTAAAAGGAGGAGGATTCCTAATACGCAAGTGGATGTCTAATGAGCCTGCTGTTCTGGAAGGTGTTCCATCTGCAGactgtgaacaatttttgaaatttcacgATGGCACTGATGTCACAAAAACTCTTGGGCTCGTTTGGGATCCGAAAGGTGAcgattttattttcgttttcaacCCTATTGATGATTGGAAAGTGGTGACAAAGCGCTCCATATTATCGTCCATAGCTCGGCTTTATGACCCCTTGGGTTTGATTGGACCAGTTATCACAAAGGCAAAGGTTTTCATGCAAACCTTATGGAAATTGAACTTAGATTGGGATGAAAGTTTGCCACAATCATTACACTCATCATGGatggaatatataaaaaattttacttcacttCAACGGTTTACATTTCCTCGTTACATTTCGATGACGTCTGCATCAATCCAAATCCATGGATTTTGTGATGCTAGTTTAGTTGCTTATGGTGCATGCGTTTATGTTCGAACTGAGTTAAATGGCATTGTGAAATCATCATTATTGTGTTCCAAATCGAGAGTTTCGCCTTTAAAAACTTTGACTGTACCAAAGCTTGAGCTTTCAGCCGCTTGCCTTTTGGCCGATCTTgtggacaatgttgtcaaaacagtATCTCCTCAATGCGACGTGTTTTGTTGGTCAGATTCGATGGTCGTATTGTCATGGATTCGAGAGTTACCCTCAAACTTTAATGTTTTCGTATCAAATAGGGTTTCTCAGATTCAATCGCAAGAAACACCAATGTCATGGCGCTACGTTCCAACCAAACTTAATCCGGCAGACATTTTATCGCGAGGTGCAACGCCAGAGGAGCTACTCAATTCACCACTTTGGAGTGATGGTCCAAATTTCCTTTCAAATGAAATTAGTACTTGGCCTGGCAATAAGGAATTCTTGGTGGATTTGCCTGAacgtaaaagaaatgttttcctGGCTACTGCTCACACAGATTTGTCGATACAGTGTAAGTATCACAATTCATTttcgaaaatgcaacgtatatttgCTTATGTATCTAAATTTATCTACCCTAAATTGAGAGGTTCTTCGTTGGAACTAACTCCGAGTGACTTAAAAGCTggcactaaaattttaattcgaaacATTCAAATGATTTGCTTTCCCGATGACATCAAGGCATTAAAGGCGAATAAGGTGATTTCTTCATCCAGCAAGTTATCATCATTGATGCCCATAATAGATGATTTTGGATTGGTTCGAGTTGGCGGACGCCTTGAACACTCAAATCTGGACTTCGACGCGCGCCATCCCCTGATATTGCCTAAAAATCATCCCATTACAACTGCCGTGGTGATGCATTTCCACAACAAATTACTTCATGCAGGAGCCCAATGTCTACTAGCAGCTGTTCGACAGCAGTTTTGGCCCATTGGTGGACGAAAATTAGTAAGctccattatatccaaatgcgtTCGTTGCTTTAGAATGAAGCCAAGGCTCATGAAGCATGTAATGGGTGACCTTCCCACTGATCGAGTGAGGCCTAATAAAGCATTCCACACAACTGGTGTAGATTTTTGTGGTCCCTTCTATTACAAATCGGAAGTGAAAAGCCGTCCACCAGTAAAAAGCTACGTTTGCATTTTTACCTGTTTTGCGACAAAGGCAACTCATTTAGAGTTAGTTCAAGACTTATCGACGCCTTCATTTTTGTGCGCACTTCGACGATTTACTTCTCTCAGAGGCAAGCCAGCCACGATATGGTCGGATAATGCAACAAATTTCGTTGGTGCCAAAAACGAATTAAATGATTTGAAGCAAATGTTTTTGAGACAATCTCATCTAAATGCGGTTCACGATCAATGTCTCAATGATGGCATAGAATGGAAGTTCATTCCTCCCAGATCTCCACATTTCGGTGGGCTCTGGGAGGCTGCTGTTAAatcagcaaaatttcatttttacagagCTGTTGGACTTAACACCCTAACCTTCGATGAGCTAAGGACTGTGGTATGCCAAATATCGGCAATTTTAAATTCCCGTCCGCTGTGCCCAATATCGGAAGATCCAGACGATTTGGATGTATTGACACCTGGGCACTTTTTAGTTGGTGGCCCTTTGATTTCCATCCCAGAACCGAACATGGCCTGGATTGACTTCGGTCGTCTTAATAGCTGGCAAAAGGTTTCAGAGATGCAACAAAATTTCTGGCGAAAATGGAGTACAtcatacctttcacttttacaaGAACGCTCAAAGTGGCAAACCAAGGGCGAAGAAATTTCACCAGGATGTATGGTTCTTGTTAAGGATGACAATTTACCCCCATTAAAATGGCAAATAGGACGTATAACCGAAATCATAAAGGGAAAGGATGATGTCGTTCGAGTTGTAAATGTGCGAACTAGCTGTGGAATCTTTAAAAGAGCTGTCAACAACTTGGCCTTGCTTCCTATTGATTCTGTTGAAGCCAACAGCCTTCAACGGGGGGAGGATGTTAACTTCAAGTCCGGCCCTGTGCAGCCTGATTGCATTAGCAAAGAATAG
- the TM9SF3 gene encoding transmembrane 9 superfamily protein member 3, with product MVLAARIYVFALILLFVRGDEHNHKYNDGEEVVLWMNTVGPYHNRQETYAYFSLPFCSGSKSSISHYHETLSEALQGVELEFSGYEIEFNKDVPTTVICMVDLTQDKVKAFTYAVMNEYWYQMYIDGLPIWGKVGEKDDQGRYYIYTHKKFDIGRNGQQIVDISLNTEKKELLMEGAKIKFSYEVNWKPSVVEFKDRFDKYLDPNFFQHRIHWFSIFNSFMMVIFLVGLVSMILMRTLRKDYARYSKDEEMDDMERDLGDEYGWKQVHGDVFRSPPHTLLFSALIGAGYQLISVVFCVIIFAIVGELYTERGSMLSTAIFVYAATSPINGYFGGSLYSRLGGRMWIRQMLVSAFMVPVFVCGTAFFINFIAIGYHASRAIPFGTMVAVTCICIFVILPLTLVGTVVGRNLDGQPDYPCRVNAVPRPIPEKKWFMEPAIIILLGGILPFGSIFIEMYFIFTSFWAYKIYYVYGFMLLVFTILTIVTVCVTIVCTYFLLNAEDYRWQWTSFMSAASTSIYVYAYSFYYFFFKTKMYGLFQTAFYFGYMALFSGALGIICGTVGYIGTSVFVRKIYSNVKID from the exons ATGGTACTTGCGGCTAGAATATATGTTTTTGCGCTGATATTACTCTTCGTCCGGGGTGACGAACACAACCATAAA TATAATGATGGCGAAGAGGTCGTTTTATGGATGAATACAGTCGGTCCCTATCACAACCGCCAGGAGACTTATGCTTATTTTAGCCTTCCCTTTTGCAGTGGATCAAAATCTAGCATATCTCATTACCATGAAACTCTAAGTGAGGCCTTGCAAGGAGTCGAATTGGAGTTCAGCGGTTATGAAATTGAATTCAATA AGGATGTTCCTACCACTGTCATTTGTATGGTTGACTTGACGCAAGATAAGGTGAAAGCATTTACGTATGCAGTAATGAATGAATACTG GTATCAGATGTATATTGATGGTCTTCCTATATGGGGGAAAGTAGGTGAAAAAGATGACCAAGGTAGATATTACATCTACACCCACAAGAAGTTCGACATTGGTCGAAATGGCCAGCAAATAGTCGACATAAGCTTGAACACAGAAAAGAAGGAGCTTTTGATGGAAGgagctaaaataaaattttcgtacgaagtAAACTGGAAACCAAGTGTTGTGGAGTTTAAGGACCGTTTCGATAAATATTTAGACCCAAATTTCTTCCAACATAga aTCCATTGGTTTAGTATTTTCAACAGTTTCATGATGGTCATATTCCTAGTTGGTTTGGTATCCATGATTCTTATGCGTACGTTGCGTAAAGATTATGCTCGCTATAGTAAAGACGAAGAAATGGACGACATG gaACGCGATTTAGGTGACGAGTACGGCTGGAAACAAGTACATGGTGATGTTTTCCGTTCACCTCCACATACATTACTCTTCTCGGCATTAATTGGTGCAGGTTATCAATTGATTTCTGTTGTCTTTTGTGTTATAATTTTTGCTATTGTTGGTGAACTTTATACAGA GCGTGGTTCTATGCTCTCGACagcaatatttgtatatgccGCTACCTCACCTATTAATGGATACTTTGGAGGATCTTTGTATTCTCGCCTGGGCGGTCGTATGTGGATTCGTCAGATGCTGGTCTCGGCTTTTATGGTCCCCGTATTTGTTTGCGGTACAGCattctttataaattttattgcaattggATATCATGCATCGAGAGCCATACCGTTTGGCACTATGGTAGCAGTAACTTGCATATGTATATTTGTCATTTTGCCACTAACGTTAGTGGGTACAGTGGTTGGACGGAATTTGGATGGTCAACCCGATTATCCTTGTCGTGTTAATGCAGTCCCAAGACCTATACCCGAAAAGAAATGGTTCATGGAGCCAGCAATTATCATATTGTTGGGAGGAATTTTACCTTTTGGTTCAATATTCATAGAAAT GTATTTCATATTCACATCGTTTTGGGCTTACAAAATCTATTATGTCTACGGTTTTATGCTGTTGGTATTTACTATTCTAACCATTGTTACCGTATGTGTAACCATAGTTTGCACTTATTTCCTTTTAAATGCCGAAGACTATAGATGGCAGTGGACTAGTTTTATGTCTGCCGCATCAACCTCAATATATGTTTATGcatattcattttattatttcttcttTAAGACCAA aATGTATGGCCTTTTCCAAACAGCATTTTACTTTGGATACATGGCCTTATTTAGTGGTGCTTTAGGTATAATATGTGGCACAGTGGGTTATATTGGCACAAGtgtttttgtacgaaaaatttattccaatgtTAAAATAGACTAG
- the LOC142233931 gene encoding RING finger protein vilya-like, giving the protein MTENQKNPHPQPNKNNWIHCNTCYETYIKKDRSFYLLACHHILCASCLKARVEYSPKRSQVVKCPLCVKQAKFCEINNTMPKGLKELFHPEPWRDGVNNFQIMEFQGKHRKRFLEFLDSRDEKIKDLCRGVSSAKDNAQRTSQLFEDAKAERKYLEKRVRLIKEHRRSLDDNRLGNSFSSSSSERSMEKKVSSADGKTQGITSFTAFTPDHSFDL; this is encoded by the exons ATGacggaaaatcaaaaaaatccacatccGCAACCAAACAAAAATAACTGGATTCATTGTAACACATGCTATGAAACATACATTAAAAaggatcgtagtttttatctactcGCCTGTCATCACATATTATGTGCATCATGTCTCAAAGCTCGTGTTGAATATTCTCCAAAGCGATCGCAAGTAGTAAAATGTCCCTTATGCGTGAAACAagctaaattttgtgaaattaataataCTATGCCAAAAGGTCTAAAGGAATTGTTTCATCCGGAACCGTGGAGAGATGGCGttaacaattttcaaataatgGAATTTCAAGGCAAACATCGTAAACGATTTTTGGAATTCTTAGACTCTAGA GACGAAAAAATAAAAGATCTATGTCGAGGTGTTTCCAGTGCAAAGGACAACGCTCAACGGACATCTCAATTGTTTGAAGATGCAAAAGCCGAAcgtaaatatttagaaaaacgtGTTCGGTTGATAAAGGAACATAGGCGATCACTTGATGATAATCG ATTGGGCAACTCGTTTTCATCATCATCTTCGGAGCGCTCAATGGAGAAAAAAGTGAGTTCCGCGGACGGTAAAACTCAGGGCATTACATCTTTTACAGCATTTACACCTGACCACTCATTTGATTTGTAA